Part of the Candidozyma auris chromosome 4, complete sequence genome, AACTTGATCCCAACAGTCTGCGAATCCGTCGAGGCAACTGACATCTCCTCGAGGGGCATGTCTAATGTGAACCCAAAGGGCGGATTGTCATACAAAGCCTCAAGCGCTGTGACGTCTGTCCTTTTGAAATACTCAGACGAAGCTTTCTTATTGGATGACTCAAGCAATCCCTCCATGTTGGCCCTTCTTGTCCGTGCATTATGTTCGTCGGTAATGAAAAACCCTGCAGCTTCACGGATGACATTGTTCACGTTCCTCAAAAATGAGAAGGCTTATGACCATATTTGGAATGTCATCTATGGGTTGAAAAATCGAGCTGTCGACgcaagagctcttgaagatcttgacgaggaggaagaggataATTCGATTGCAACTTCTACACCACTGATGCAGAATCAGGTGCCCTTTTCAAGCCCCGGTCATAATAGACATAGCTTTCAGGCCACGGGACCTAGATCGCCTTACACAATCTCATCCAATAACACCTCTGTTGATGACGGCTTCACAGAATCCCACAATACTTCGAGAGTGAGTCTTCCTGAAATCGATCCCCTCACAgctcttgttgaagaagagaagctcttAGCTGCAGCTTTGAGGCCTGACCCACCCACTGGCATGTCTCAGAAATTTAAGGACAAACTCCCACTTGCCGCTCCCATGAGTCGATCATGGGGTGGCAATGATGCGTTGAGGATAATCATAACCATTATCATCCCTGGATTGAAGTCCGCATTGCAAGAGGTGTGGGCGAAGAGGGATGAATGTAATTTCGATagtttcttcatcgtcaaacAAATTGAGCATCTTAATTTCGAGGAGGTCATTTACAAAAATAGAAGAGACATCAGTCATGATTTTCTTCCCGACACCCCGATTCATAAGTTAGCGTTCTCGTGGAACCATATGTCTCTCGGATGGTATCTTTCAATAATTCAAAACAACGGTTTCCGTTCGACAGACAATATCAAATTGTTTATCGGTACAAACAGcacattgatgaagaatatatcttcttcaattgctctgATTGGCAAAATCGCAACCAGCTGGTCTGGACTGTTATGGAGCAATAATCAAGACAACTCCGCAGAACAAGAGTCGATACAGTTTGTCGACCTGAATTCGAACTCTACAAATCCCTTTGCTTCGACCGCTATTAAGCTATTTAGGGTTGACGATGGAGAGGATAAATCCTTCAATCCTTTCGGTATTAAGCTCAACTCACATAGTAATGGTGGTGTTGCTGATCTCACCCAATCGCTCTCAAGAAAGCTAGGTGACTTCAGGAACggaagcagaggaagcaTCGTCAGCATCACATCGGTAAGCCAGGAGGATACCGATCGCCCAAAACTTCACCCTCGAAATTCGGTAAGCTCCTTACATTCGCTCAACACTTTAAACCGAACGAGGTCAAACACCCCTAGAAATTCTATTAGCATGTAAAATTAAGTCATCTTGAGACCCTTTTGATAGAACGTATATATAATTATTAGCGTCTGCGACCTTTTTTCTGCACAAGCTCGAAGCCATCGTCGTCAACGACAGGTCCTTTTGGAGCTTCGTCAATATGTGTATCCTCTATTTTCTCCACAAGTTGAGGCACGTCATTCTCAttgtcttcctcatcctcctcatcaCTGCTTGGATTATTAGGATCTGTTTCgatcttgattttctgTGTTGCGGTGTTGGACTTCTTTTGTTGGAACTTCTCATATAGATCGTCTATGGTGGCATAATTTTTGGCAGCGCATTCCTTGTATAGTTTCAATATGAGGGCAGCGATTTCGAGTGCTGAGTCGTTGTCGATTTCCGTATCAAACTCATCCACCATAGCAAATAGCAACGTCTCTTCGATCAAGATGTTGTCCAcagctttttcttcaaatagATCAATCACGACCCCTGAGAGCCAGTCTCTTTTCTCAGCGCTGTTCGGTCCTCCCCACGAATTTTCAACGGCTATGTTCAATTCTTCCCACTTGTAAACCGCCATGCACACACCAAGTTCAAACTTTGCCTGCTGCTTCTCATCGTCAAATCTAAGTGATTGCTTGTCACTCTCAGCACGGACGAAATCCGTTGGGTCTATTGCTCTCATCATGTTGGAAAGTGcctgaagatgatcatCGCAGATGCATCGCAATTATGCCGATACATAGACCCGTGCACCAACACATAAAacatggctgcaaattcaAGGTCGTCAGAGCATGGGAACAACGAGCTGATCTCTTCTTAAGGCAGAGAGCACCTCGTCTTCTGAAATATTAAGTGAAACAAGCCTGTATCGTTCGCTTCGGATGTTTTGTTGCGCGATAATCCCGAGTTCCTCAAGTTGgttcaccaagaaggacaTGTCGTGAACTCTGATATTCCGTGGTTTTCCGTAACAG contains:
- the TSR2 gene encoding Tsr2p; the encoded protein is MMRAIDPTDFVRAESDKQSLRFDDEKQQAKFELGVCMAVYKWEELNIAVENSWGGPNSAEKRDWLSGVVIDLFEEKAVDNILIEETLLFAMVDEFDTEIDNDSALEIAALILKLYKECAAKNYATIDDLYEKFQQKKSNTATQKIKIETDPNNPSSDEEDEEDNENDVPQLVEKIEDTHIDEAPKGPVVDDDGFELVQKKGRRR